In Picosynechococcus sp. PCC 7002, the following are encoded in one genomic region:
- a CDS encoding class I SAM-dependent methyltransferase — protein MTHPSDRQQAVRNLYNTYPFPPEPLLDEPPPGYNWRWHWQAAYNFCTGRKPSTDNIRILDAGCGTGVGTEYLIHLNPAAEIVGIDLSEGALEVAEKRCQQSGVRDRHTAPVTFKRLPIEQATELEGEFDLINCVGVLHHMPDPIQGIQALAQKLAPGGIFHIFVYAELGRWEIQLMQEAIAILQADKRGDYIDGVKVGRQIFANLPENSRLVQYDKERWSLENHRDASFADMYVHPQEVDYNIKTLFELIDASELEFVGFSNPQFWELERLVGKEPELIERAKNLDERSRYRLIELLDTTISHYEFFLCKPPLAKMDWSDDQTLAQAIAEVHPCLNGWPSQSLFDYDYQLVSLNDTEFQFMQACDGTKTIGEISQALGVGLDLGRSLQARQLIMLTPKI, from the coding sequence ATGACTCACCCTAGCGATCGCCAACAAGCCGTCCGAAATCTCTACAATACCTATCCTTTTCCGCCGGAGCCGCTGTTGGATGAACCGCCCCCAGGGTATAACTGGCGTTGGCATTGGCAGGCCGCCTATAACTTTTGCACTGGACGTAAACCGAGCACAGATAACATTCGCATCCTCGATGCTGGTTGTGGCACGGGAGTCGGTACGGAATATTTAATTCATTTAAACCCAGCCGCTGAAATTGTCGGCATTGACCTCAGTGAAGGGGCCTTAGAAGTCGCCGAAAAACGCTGTCAACAGTCTGGGGTACGCGATCGCCATACCGCACCAGTCACCTTTAAGCGTTTACCTATTGAACAGGCAACGGAACTAGAAGGGGAATTTGATCTAATCAATTGCGTCGGCGTCTTGCACCATATGCCCGACCCAATTCAGGGAATTCAAGCCCTCGCGCAAAAACTAGCCCCCGGCGGCATTTTTCATATTTTTGTCTATGCGGAGTTGGGCCGTTGGGAAATTCAACTGATGCAAGAGGCGATCGCCATTTTGCAGGCCGATAAGCGCGGCGACTATATTGACGGAGTTAAAGTAGGCCGCCAAATTTTCGCAAACCTACCAGAAAATAGTCGCCTTGTTCAGTACGACAAAGAACGCTGGTCTTTAGAAAATCACCGGGATGCATCCTTTGCAGATATGTATGTTCATCCCCAGGAAGTAGACTACAACATCAAGACTTTATTTGAACTCATTGATGCGTCAGAACTAGAATTTGTTGGCTTTTCTAATCCCCAGTTCTGGGAGCTAGAGCGACTTGTGGGCAAGGAACCAGAGTTAATCGAGCGGGCAAAAAACTTAGATGAACGTTCCCGTTATCGTTTAATCGAATTGTTGGATACCACCATTAGCCACTACGAATTTTTCCTCTGCAAACCGCCCCTGGCAAAAATGGATTGGTCTGACGATCAAACTCTTGCCCAAGCAATAGCAGAGGTTCATCCTTGTTTGAATGGCTGGCCTAGCCAGTCTCTCTTTGACTACGACTACCAACTCGTTAGCCTCAACGACACTGAGTTTCAGTTTATGCAGGCTTGCGACGGCACAAAAACGATTGGTGAAATTTCCCAAGCTCTGGGAGTCGGGTTAGATCTAGGGCGATCGCTCCAGGCCAGACAATTGATTATGCTGACACCTAAAATATAA
- a CDS encoding type II toxin-antitoxin system HicA family toxin, with protein MPKKIRELKKLLRRAGFTMRPGKGSHTNWTHPKYAGRITLAGKDGRDAKPYQEQTILDAIQQVNEAKDNG; from the coding sequence ATGCCTAAAAAGATTCGTGAGTTAAAAAAACTCTTGCGTCGGGCTGGATTTACGATGCGACCTGGTAAAGGAAGTCATACCAACTGGACACATCCAAAATATGCAGGCAGGATCACCTTAGCCGGAAAAGATGGAAGAGACGCAAAGCCCTATCAGGAACAAACTATTCTAGATGCCATTCAACAGGTTAACGAGGCAAAAGACAATGGATAA
- a CDS encoding type II toxin-antitoxin system HicB family antitoxin: protein MDKLKYQMVIQWSDLDNCYLVGFPDFIGQTWRTHGESYQEAVQNGVECLESLIEDYEAAGETLPKPTAVLVAA, encoded by the coding sequence ATGGATAAACTCAAATATCAAATGGTAATTCAGTGGAGCGACCTTGATAATTGTTATCTGGTTGGCTTTCCGGATTTTATTGGTCAAACCTGGCGTACCCATGGTGAGAGTTATCAAGAAGCTGTTCAAAATGGTGTTGAATGCCTAGAAAGCTTAATTGAAGACTACGAAGCGGCAGGAGAAACTTTACCAAAGCCCACCGCTGTCTTGGTTGCAGCCTAA
- a CDS encoding carbon-nitrogen hydrolase family protein — translation MKSYLAAAIQMTSKPDLDHNLGEAEDLIQLAVNQGAKLVTLPENFSFLGEEAAKLAQADVIAQKSEKFLKTMAQRFQITLLGGGFPVPGGDNKVFNTALLISPDGQELARYHKVHLFDVNLPDGNTYKESSTVQAGDTLPQIFASPELGKIGLSVCYDVRFPELYRSLSKQGADILCIPAAFTAYTGKDHWQTLIQARAIENTCYVIAPAQTGNHYGMRYSHGHAMIVDPWGTVLNDAGVHPGVAIAEINPNRLAQVRRQMPSLEHRVFG, via the coding sequence ATGAAATCCTATCTCGCGGCAGCGATCCAAATGACCAGTAAGCCCGACTTAGACCACAACTTGGGCGAAGCAGAAGACTTGATTCAGTTGGCTGTCAACCAGGGGGCGAAACTTGTGACGCTGCCGGAAAATTTTTCTTTCCTCGGCGAAGAAGCCGCTAAGCTTGCTCAGGCCGATGTCATTGCCCAAAAAAGCGAAAAATTTCTCAAGACTATGGCCCAGAGATTTCAAATCACCCTCCTGGGTGGTGGGTTTCCGGTGCCTGGCGGTGACAATAAAGTCTTTAACACGGCCCTGCTGATTTCCCCTGATGGCCAAGAATTAGCCCGCTATCACAAGGTGCATTTGTTTGATGTGAATTTGCCCGACGGAAATACCTACAAAGAATCAAGTACAGTCCAGGCGGGCGATACACTCCCCCAAATCTTTGCTTCGCCGGAGTTGGGCAAAATTGGTTTATCCGTTTGTTATGATGTGCGCTTTCCGGAGCTATATCGTTCGTTATCAAAGCAAGGAGCCGATATTCTTTGCATTCCCGCCGCATTTACAGCCTATACCGGCAAAGATCACTGGCAAACCTTGATTCAAGCCAGAGCCATTGAAAATACCTGTTATGTAATCGCGCCAGCACAAACAGGCAACCATTACGGCATGCGTTATTCCCACGGCCACGCGATGATCGTCGATCCTTGGGGAACTGTGCTGAATGATGCGGGTGTTCACCCAGGGGTGGCGATCGCCGAAATTAATCCCAATCGCCTAGCCCAAGTGCGCCGTCAAATGCCCTCCCTCGAACACCGGGTTTTCGGTTAG
- the rpoD gene encoding RNA polymerase sigma factor RpoD — translation MTQATNPVLDQTRNEGDIDYSALAEAQIKEGTDYVELTLPTKKSRKAKTSRRKETATKKKPYTEDSIRIYLQEIGRIRLLRAEEEIELARKIADLLELERMREQLTEHESRVPTDKEWAEAAGMPLKDFRRRLFHGRRAKDKMVQSNLRLVVSIAKKYMNRGLSFQDLIQEGSLGLIRAAEKFDHEKGYKFSTYATWWIRQAITRAIADQSRTIRLPVHLYETISRIKKTTKILSQELGRKPTEEEIAERMEMTIEKLRFIAKSAQLPISLETPIGKEEDSRLGDFIEADGETPEDQVSKSLLREDLENVLDTLSARERDVLRLRYGLDDGRMKTLEEIGQIFNVTRERIRQIEAKALRKLRHPNRNSILKEYIR, via the coding sequence ATGACCCAAGCGACGAACCCCGTACTGGATCAGACTCGGAATGAGGGTGATATTGATTACAGTGCCCTTGCGGAAGCGCAAATTAAAGAAGGTACCGACTATGTAGAACTTACCCTCCCCACGAAAAAAAGTCGGAAAGCAAAAACCAGTCGTCGTAAGGAAACTGCCACCAAGAAAAAACCCTACACCGAAGACTCGATTCGGATTTACCTCCAAGAAATTGGCCGGATTCGTCTGCTGCGGGCTGAAGAAGAAATTGAGCTGGCCCGGAAAATTGCTGATTTGCTCGAACTAGAGCGGATGCGGGAACAACTCACCGAGCATGAGTCTCGCGTTCCTACGGACAAAGAGTGGGCCGAAGCCGCTGGGATGCCCCTCAAAGATTTTCGGCGTCGCTTGTTCCATGGTCGCCGTGCCAAAGACAAAATGGTGCAATCAAACCTCCGTCTGGTGGTCTCTATTGCGAAAAAATATATGAACCGCGGCCTTTCGTTTCAGGACTTGATCCAAGAGGGTTCTTTGGGTCTGATCCGTGCCGCCGAAAAGTTTGACCACGAAAAAGGTTATAAGTTCTCTACCTACGCGACCTGGTGGATTCGTCAGGCTATTACGCGGGCGATCGCCGATCAATCCCGGACCATTCGTCTGCCTGTTCACCTCTACGAAACCATTTCCCGCATCAAAAAAACCACCAAGATTCTTTCCCAAGAATTAGGCCGCAAACCCACCGAGGAAGAGATTGCTGAGCGCATGGAAATGACCATCGAAAAACTGCGCTTCATCGCCAAGTCTGCCCAGTTACCGATTTCCCTCGAAACGCCGATTGGTAAAGAAGAAGATTCTCGCTTGGGTGACTTCATCGAAGCCGATGGGGAAACTCCAGAAGATCAAGTCTCCAAGAGCCTCCTGCGGGAAGATCTAGAAAACGTGCTTGATACCCTCAGTGCCCGTGAGCGTGATGTTCTCCGTCTCCGTTATGGCTTGGATGATGGCCGCATGAAAACCCTCGAAGAAATTGGCCAAATTTTTAACGTAACCCGTGAACGGATTCGCCAGATCGAAGCAAAAGCGCTGCGTAAACTGCGTCACCCGAACCGCAACAGCATCCTGAAAGAATATATCCGCTAG
- a CDS encoding bifunctional acetate--CoA ligase family protein/GNAT family N-acetyltransferase, with product MANSPLTITIDPAYDILRSEKQPLSYFFNPKSVAVIGATDKEGSVGRTLLWNLISHPFGGTVYPVNPKRNSVLGIKAYDNISAVPETVELVVIAIPAQFVPQVVRECVDVGVKAAIIISAGFKEIGEEGKALEKEIMAIAAGKLRIIGPNCLGLMNPHSGLNATFAHAMAQPGHVGFISQSGAFCTAVLDWSFPENVGFSAFISLGSMLDVNWGDLITYLGDDPNTKSIVIYMESVGDARSFLSAAREVAIAKPIIVIKAGRTEAAAKASASHTGSLAGSDAVLDAAFRRCGVLRVDRISELFNLAEILAKQPRLPKKPKLTIITNAGGPGVLATDAIIQRGGELSELAPETIAALDEFLPSHWSNSNPIDILGDAEPERYAKTLDVAIADPNSAGFLVILTPQAMTDPTATAIALQKCVEKTDKPVLASWMGGDEVTEGELFLNRSQVPTYRYPDSAAYLFQLLWRYKYTLEGIYETPTLAPDTDGIIDRHNVKVILDSIRAEGRTLLTESESKKVLAAYGIPIVPTGNASTPEMAIALADEIGYPVVLKLLSTTITHKTDVGGVELNLNSAASVERAFERICQSVTEKVGAEHFHGVTVQPMLNLKDGYELILGSSIDGQFGPVLVFGSGGQLVEVFQDRAIALPPLNSTLARRTMEQTKIYKALKGVRGRKAVNLDELEQILIRFSRLIVEQPWIKEMDINPLFASGDRLVALDARLVLHPLDLVEKDLPKPAIRPYPLQYEKPWTSADGREFMIRPIRPEDEPMLVKFHQTLSEQSVYFRYFHLVTLQSRIAHERLTRLCFIDYDREMALVAEYTDPETQTKEVYAVARLSQLHGTTEGEFAMIVSDPIQRQGLGTELLRRLVEIGRNEGLTAITADILSENKGMQRVSEKAGFTLKRQNFEVVKATLQLN from the coding sequence ATGGCAAACTCTCCCCTGACGATCACGATTGATCCGGCATACGATATCCTCCGCTCGGAAAAACAACCCCTCAGTTATTTTTTTAATCCCAAATCTGTTGCTGTCATTGGTGCCACGGACAAAGAGGGTAGCGTGGGGCGGACGTTGCTCTGGAATTTGATTAGTCATCCCTTTGGCGGGACGGTCTATCCGGTGAACCCGAAGCGCAATAGTGTGTTGGGAATTAAAGCCTACGACAATATTTCCGCAGTCCCCGAAACGGTGGAGTTAGTAGTGATTGCAATTCCAGCGCAGTTTGTGCCCCAAGTGGTGCGCGAATGTGTTGATGTGGGGGTAAAAGCCGCAATTATTATCTCGGCGGGGTTTAAGGAGATTGGTGAGGAAGGGAAGGCGCTGGAAAAAGAAATTATGGCGATCGCCGCTGGGAAGTTGCGGATTATTGGGCCGAACTGTTTGGGGTTAATGAATCCCCATAGTGGGCTAAATGCCACCTTTGCCCATGCGATGGCGCAACCAGGTCATGTGGGGTTTATCAGCCAGAGTGGGGCGTTTTGTACAGCGGTGTTGGACTGGAGTTTTCCGGAGAATGTGGGCTTTAGTGCCTTTATTTCGCTGGGGTCGATGCTGGATGTGAACTGGGGTGATTTGATCACCTACCTCGGCGATGACCCGAACACGAAAAGCATTGTGATTTATATGGAGTCGGTGGGGGATGCCCGGTCGTTCCTTTCGGCAGCGCGGGAGGTGGCGATCGCCAAGCCGATTATTGTGATTAAGGCGGGACGGACGGAGGCGGCGGCAAAAGCTTCAGCTTCCCATACGGGTTCCTTGGCGGGGAGTGATGCGGTGTTAGATGCGGCATTTCGACGCTGCGGGGTGCTGCGGGTGGATCGCATTTCAGAATTGTTTAATTTGGCGGAAATTCTCGCGAAACAGCCCCGCTTACCGAAAAAACCGAAACTAACGATTATCACCAATGCGGGGGGGCCGGGAGTTTTAGCGACCGATGCGATTATTCAGCGGGGAGGAGAACTGTCGGAATTAGCCCCCGAAACGATCGCCGCCTTGGATGAATTTTTGCCGAGCCATTGGAGCAATAGTAACCCGATCGATATTTTGGGGGACGCGGAACCGGAACGCTATGCCAAAACCCTCGATGTGGCGATCGCTGACCCGAACAGTGCCGGATTTTTGGTGATCCTGACCCCCCAAGCAATGACTGACCCCACCGCCACGGCGATCGCCTTACAAAAATGTGTCGAAAAAACCGATAAACCCGTCCTTGCCAGTTGGATGGGGGGCGATGAGGTAACCGAGGGGGAACTCTTTTTAAATCGCTCCCAAGTGCCCACCTACCGTTATCCCGATTCGGCAGCGTATTTATTTCAATTGTTGTGGCGGTATAAATACACCCTTGAGGGCATTTACGAAACGCCGACCCTCGCCCCCGATACTGATGGGATTATTGATCGCCACAATGTCAAAGTGATCCTTGATTCGATTCGCGCCGAAGGTCGGACACTCCTCACGGAATCCGAGTCGAAGAAAGTGTTAGCCGCCTACGGCATCCCCATCGTGCCAACGGGCAATGCCAGTACCCCAGAAATGGCGATCGCCCTTGCCGATGAAATTGGCTATCCAGTGGTTTTGAAACTACTCTCCACCACGATCACCCATAAAACCGATGTGGGGGGTGTGGAACTGAATTTAAACAGTGCGGCGAGTGTCGAGCGTGCCTTTGAGCGGATTTGCCAGAGCGTCACCGAAAAAGTCGGTGCAGAGCATTTCCACGGCGTGACAGTGCAACCGATGCTCAACCTTAAGGATGGCTACGAACTGATCCTCGGCAGCAGTATCGATGGGCAGTTTGGGCCAGTGTTAGTTTTTGGCAGTGGTGGACAACTCGTGGAAGTCTTTCAGGATCGGGCGATCGCCCTACCACCGCTGAACAGTACCCTCGCTCGCCGCACGATGGAGCAAACCAAAATTTATAAAGCCCTCAAGGGAGTCCGGGGTCGAAAAGCGGTCAATTTAGACGAACTAGAGCAAATTTTAATCCGTTTTAGCCGTTTAATCGTCGAGCAACCTTGGATCAAAGAAATGGACATTAATCCCCTCTTTGCCTCCGGCGATCGCCTCGTTGCCCTTGACGCGCGGCTTGTGCTGCATCCCCTCGACTTAGTCGAAAAAGACTTACCAAAACCTGCCATTCGCCCCTACCCCTTGCAATATGAAAAACCCTGGACAAGCGCCGATGGACGGGAGTTTATGATTCGCCCGATCCGCCCCGAAGATGAACCGATGCTGGTGAAGTTTCACCAAACTTTGTCTGAGCAAAGCGTTTATTTCCGTTATTTTCACCTCGTCACCCTGCAAAGTCGCATCGCCCACGAACGGTTAACCCGCCTCTGTTTCATTGATTACGACCGGGAAATGGCGCTGGTTGCTGAATACACCGACCCTGAAACCCAAACAAAAGAAGTCTATGCTGTGGCCCGTTTGAGTCAACTCCACGGCACCACGGAGGGGGAATTTGCGATGATTGTCAGCGACCCGATCCAACGCCAAGGACTTGGTACCGAATTACTCCGGCGTCTGGTGGAAATTGGTCGCAATGAAGGGCTGACTGCCATTACCGCCGACATTCTCTCAGAAAATAAAGGGATGCAACGGGTTTCGGAAAAGGCTGGTTTTACCCTCAAGCGCCAAAATTTTGAAGTGGTTAAAGCGACTCTACAACTCAATTAA
- a CDS encoding DUF423 domain-containing protein — translation MTRFFLVIAPILAGLAVAAGAFASHGLKETLDANALDIWETAAKYQMYQAIALLLVGLFSVQGSFPQSWLNGAGIAFIVGIVLFSGSLYALSLSGVKILGAITPLGGAAFIVGWICLAIAGWQFSR, via the coding sequence ATGACCCGTTTTTTCTTAGTTATTGCCCCCATCCTTGCTGGTCTCGCCGTCGCCGCTGGTGCCTTTGCCAGCCATGGCCTTAAAGAAACCCTCGACGCCAATGCCCTTGATATCTGGGAAACTGCCGCTAAATACCAAATGTATCAGGCGATCGCCTTACTGCTGGTGGGCCTATTTTCTGTCCAGGGGTCGTTCCCCCAAAGTTGGCTCAATGGGGCTGGCATTGCCTTTATTGTCGGGATTGTGCTCTTTTCCGGTAGCCTCTATGCCTTGAGTTTAAGTGGGGTGAAAATTTTGGGGGCCATTACACCGCTCGGTGGGGCGGCTTTCATCGTTGGCTGGATCTGTTTGGCGATCGCCGGTTGGCAGTTTAGCCGCTAA
- a CDS encoding Vat family streptogramin A O-acetyltransferase — protein sequence MAVYGADPNDPHPMAGFPQICFIRNTVTNPNIIIGDYTYYDDPEDSENFERNVLYHFPFIGDRLIIGKFCALARGVKFIMNGGNHKIDGFSTYPFQIFGNGWDKLALQPSDFPYKGDTVIGNDVWIGYEAVIMPGVHVGDGAIIAAKSVVVNDVPPYTIVGGNPAKCIRQRFTDEVIKTLLSVAWWDWEIEKITRNLEKIVAADLDALLQCE from the coding sequence CTGGCTGTGTATGGAGCCGACCCCAATGATCCGCATCCCATGGCAGGATTTCCGCAGATTTGTTTTATCCGCAACACGGTGACAAATCCGAATATCATCATCGGCGATTACACTTACTACGACGATCCGGAGGATTCAGAAAACTTTGAACGCAATGTTTTGTATCACTTTCCCTTTATTGGCGATCGCCTAATCATCGGTAAATTTTGCGCTCTGGCCAGGGGAGTTAAGTTCATCATGAACGGGGGCAACCACAAAATCGATGGTTTTTCCACCTATCCGTTTCAGATTTTTGGCAATGGTTGGGACAAACTCGCCCTGCAACCTAGTGACTTCCCCTACAAAGGCGATACAGTCATCGGCAATGATGTTTGGATTGGCTATGAAGCCGTGATTATGCCCGGTGTGCACGTGGGAGATGGTGCGATTATTGCCGCCAAATCAGTCGTGGTTAACGATGTCCCTCCCTACACCATTGTAGGTGGCAACCCCGCCAAATGTATTCGACAACGCTTTACCGATGAAGTGATTAAAACCTTACTATCAGTGGCTTGGTGGGATTGGGAGATCGAGAAAATTACCCGCAATTTAGAAAAAATTGTCGCAGCGGATTTAGATGCTCTGCTCCAGTGTGAATAA
- a CDS encoding TldD/PmbA family protein, whose translation MTTLTMQQITDALKGAIATHQGAVDYLEIRVQQSESTSLAFRGAQFDGSNRSFALAGGIRACHQGGWSFVTFNGLAELGDRVAEAVSQAKLVGKESTQLAPSGAIEDYVPVEIKTDPRTISLKEKRDLLAKYNQILLDYDPRIQTTMASISDSFVTTYFVNSNGSCIIQERLDVNGRFGAIARGENGVVRQGFESINSRCDFDALIGIEERVKGAAERAIRQLEAKPVKGGQYTVVLDPYLAGVFIHEAFGHLSEADFVYENPRMQELLTIGKPLGISQLNVIDDATLPDLPGTMKYDDEGVPGQRKYLIKDGVLTQRLHSRETAGKMSEAPTGNARAIQAGYPPLVRMTNTAIEPGDTPFAEMIQDIQEGVYAVRMIGGQTNGEMFTFAAAEGYMIRDGKIAEPVSDVTLSGNVFQTLKDIEAIGNDTLYTNGGCGKGGQGGLPVSVGGPHLRIKNVVVGGR comes from the coding sequence ATGACGACCCTCACCATGCAACAAATTACCGATGCCCTCAAGGGGGCGATCGCCACCCATCAAGGGGCTGTGGACTACCTAGAAATTCGGGTGCAGCAGAGTGAATCTACCAGTCTGGCCTTCCGGGGGGCGCAGTTCGACGGCAGTAACCGTAGTTTTGCCCTCGCCGGCGGGATTCGGGCCTGTCACCAGGGGGGTTGGAGTTTTGTCACGTTCAATGGCCTCGCCGAATTAGGCGATCGCGTTGCCGAAGCGGTTTCCCAGGCGAAACTTGTGGGCAAAGAATCTACCCAACTGGCTCCCAGTGGGGCCATCGAGGACTATGTACCAGTAGAGATTAAAACCGACCCCCGCACTATTTCCCTCAAGGAAAAACGAGATTTGTTGGCGAAATACAACCAAATTTTGCTGGATTATGACCCCCGGATTCAAACAACGATGGCCAGCATTAGCGATAGTTTCGTCACCACCTACTTCGTCAATTCCAATGGCAGTTGCATCATCCAAGAACGCCTCGATGTCAACGGTAGATTTGGGGCGATCGCCAGGGGAGAAAATGGTGTCGTGCGCCAGGGCTTTGAATCGATTAATTCCCGCTGTGATTTCGATGCGCTCATTGGAATCGAAGAGCGTGTTAAAGGCGCAGCAGAACGAGCGATCCGTCAACTAGAAGCCAAGCCCGTCAAAGGCGGACAATATACCGTTGTTCTGGATCCTTACCTCGCAGGGGTCTTTATCCACGAAGCCTTTGGCCACCTATCCGAAGCCGATTTTGTCTACGAAAATCCCCGGATGCAGGAACTCCTGACCATCGGCAAACCCCTCGGCATTTCCCAACTAAATGTGATCGATGATGCCACCCTCCCTGATCTGCCCGGCACGATGAAATACGATGACGAAGGGGTACCCGGCCAACGCAAATATTTAATCAAAGACGGTGTGCTCACCCAGCGACTCCACTCCCGCGAAACCGCAGGGAAAATGAGCGAAGCGCCCACAGGGAATGCCCGCGCCATTCAAGCTGGTTATCCGCCCCTGGTGCGCATGACGAATACGGCCATCGAACCCGGTGATACGCCCTTTGCAGAAATGATCCAAGATATCCAAGAAGGAGTCTATGCAGTGCGGATGATCGGTGGTCAAACTAATGGGGAAATGTTTACCTTTGCGGCGGCGGAAGGCTACATGATCCGTGATGGCAAAATCGCCGAACCTGTCAGTGATGTCACCCTCTCTGGGAACGTCTTCCAAACCTTAAAGGACATTGAGGCGATCGGTAACGACACCCTCTATACCAACGGCGGCTGTGGTAAAGGTGGCCAAGGAGGTTTACCTGTCAGCGTTGGCGGCCCGCACTTGCGCATTAAAAATGTTGTCGTCGGTGGCCGTTAA